The Arctopsyche grandis isolate Sample6627 chromosome 12, ASM5162203v2, whole genome shotgun sequence genome includes the window AACACGTATGAGAGTTATCTGTATACTAGTGCACTTAAAACACCCGTTTCGataacaaatattatacatatgtataataaaaagttatatcctttttacaatttaattgaactgtagtttatttaaatttattagagcGAAATTGTTTGTTATTTAGTTATTTGTTACATATTAAACATGATGCGAGGTCAATTAGTGATtatcaaaacattattttacatattgtatatgtagatttgaaattaatatgttatttgtttcataattataaaattcatttgCAGTTTATAAGACAATGGACCAAGGAAAAAATGTTCTGGTAATTGGTAGCGGCGGCAGAGAACACGCACTATGCTGGAAACTAGCTCAATCTCTACATGTAAAAAGAGTATACTGTGCACCAGGTAGCTTCGGTATATCTCAAACCCAAAAAGTGACCCTTGTTAcagattttcaaataaataatcatgATGTAAGCAcccaaccatatacatatgtaatgaattCTATCCAATTCGCTATTAAATGTGCCAATTTTTAGAGCATTGCCGAGTGGTGCAAAATTAATGAGGTTGATTTGGTCGTTGTTGGACCAGAGGATCCACTAGTTAACGGTTTGGCCGATACTTTAAAAGCGAACAACATCCATTGCTTCGGACCTGTGAAAGCTGGTGCTATAATTGAAGCAGACAAAGATTGGTCTAAGGCTTTCATGGTGAGACATAATATACCGACAGCACGGTATGAGTCATTCACTGATGCGACTGCAGCGAAAGAATTCATTACCAGGTCAGATAACCATTTCTTCACAATTTCTTGGCTTCCATAATTCCTCGTTTTAGACCATTGTTTTCCAATTGAGCACACTACTCATCCTCATATCTCTGATCCTTCTTATTAACTTGCGACCATTCCAAAACACTCCTCGGCAGTTAGATACTATCCTTCCTTGTTCCACAGTTTTTACAAAAACCTCATTGAAGTGGTTACGTAGCTCctgattatttttgaatatgtaaCATTATTGATTGTTTAGCCACTGATGCAtcctgattttttatttatagagcACCATACCCTGCTTTAGTGGTTAAAGCAGCTGGACTAGCTTTCGGTAAGGGTGTAATCGTCGCTCAGAATAAAACAGAAGCATGCAACGCCGTCGATGAAATGTTGGTTGACAAAAAGTTCGGAAATGCAGGTTCGACAGTCGTCATAGAAGAACTACTCGACGGCGAAGAAGTTTCTGTTAGTATTCGTTTTTTCTCTATTGACTTGTGGATTACCAGTCTAAATATGCTAGCTTTCAGGTATTAGCTTTCACTGATGGTGTGACAGTGAGTGCCATGCTACCGTCTCAAGACCACAAACGAATCGGTGATGGTGATACTGGACCAAATACCGGGGGAATGGGAGCTTACTGCCCTTGTCCTCTTATTTCGGCTGAACAAATGCAATTTGTTATCGATAATGTCCTCAATAGAGCAATCAATGGATTAAAATCTGAAGGCATCCATTACGTTGGTACGGTTGTCATATTAGCATCGTCAGAAAATTATGacacatttttattactaattgtaATATTTCAGGTATATTATATGCGGGAATGATGTTGACGTCAGATGGACCAAAAACATTAGAATTCAACTGTCGCTTTGGTGATCCAGAGACACAAGTCACTCTTCCGCTTTTAAATTCCGATTTATATGAGATCATGGAGGTATGCGAGGAATGAATCATATtaactttatatttgtattgtagCTATAGTGTTGATTTTGAATTCAGGCTTGTTGTAATCAAACATTAGCTTCGCAAGAGGTGTCTTGGAAAACTGGAATATCAAATGTCGGTGTTGTTATGGCTTCTAAAGGATATCCGGAAACGTCGACAAAGGGATGTTCTATcagtggtatatatatatatttttttattattttatatgcatgtaaaataaattaaaataattaatttcaattattttaaaaggtGTTAGCATGGTCTCCGGATTGCCCGATCATTTCGTATTTCATAGCGGAACAGCAAAATCATCCAATGGTGCATTAGTAACAGCCGGCGGACGAGTGTTACTAGTAAGTGTCTGTGCACCGAGCATCCGAGCAGCTGCATCTCTCGCCACGAGTGCTTGCAAACAGATCACATTCCCCGGATCTCAGTTCCGCAAAGACATAGCGCACAAGGCATTTTCAAAGTGGGTTCAGTTTGATTAGTCCTGATTTatctaaattattaaaataccgAATATCACACttgtattttattgattttaaggtGTGGTGGTCTTTCTTATCTAGATAGTGGAGTGGATATTGAGGCTGGTGCTGCTTTGGTCAAAGCAATAGAGCCTGCAGCACGTTCGTCTCATAGGGCGGGAGTGCTTGGTCGTTTGGGATGTTTCGGTGGACTATATAGTTTGGCTAAAGAAAAGTACGTTAACTCAAAGGGAGAAAAAGTACCGTTTAAAGATCCGGTTTTGGTTGAAGGGACTGATGGTGTTGGAACAAAGCTTAAGGTTTGTGAAACAACAATTGGAttatgaaatgtacatacatacatatgtttgattataaagttttatttgtaTTCGGTTTTTTAGATAGCTATGGAACTCAATGAGTATAGAACGATAGGTATCGATCTTGTCGCTATGTGTGTTAATGATATTTTGTGCGCCGGAGCTGAGCCTTTTGCCTTTTTGGACTATATTGCTTGTGGGAAGTTAGATGTTGCAGTTGCAGCTGTCATCGTCGAAGGAATTGCAAAAGCTTGTAAACTTTCAGGATGTGCTCTCTTGGGTATGTACCTAAATATCATTGTATTCttgtatttacaatatttataatccTAAAACTTGATCAGGAGGAGAAACCGCAGAAATGCCAGCAATGTACGACATTGGAAAATACGATTTGGCCGGATTTGCCGTAGGCATTGTTGAAAATGAATTGCAGCTACCAAGGTCCACCGAGATAAAAAACGGTGATGTTATAATCGGCTTGTCTTCAACTGGTATACACAGTAATGGATACAGTCTCgtcttgaaaatattcaaaGGAACTGGATTCAAGTATAGCGATCCTGCTCCGTTCAGTGAGAAAGGGAAATCTTTTAGCGAAGAGTTTCTAACGCCGACTGGACTTTATGTAAAATCTTTGCTACCGGCTATACAAAGTGGGTATGTTAAAGGTCTCGCTCATATAACCGGGGGTGGACTTGTTGAGAATATACCTAGAGTTTTACCAGAGGGGGTTTCAGTGCGTTTGGATGCtaggaaatttaatataaatccgATATTTGGTTGGATTTCAGCTGTAGGTAAAGTTTCaagtttgatttttactttatttgcttttttgttaacattttttaatggtttaatggttttatattatttatttgtgtttttcaAGGTTCAGTTTCTGATTCTGAAATGTGGCGTACGTTTAATTGTGGAATCGGAATGATAGCCATTGTGAGTGCTGAAAATGTGGATAAAGTGTTGAGCTTAATTACCGATATGAAAGCTAATGTTATTGGAAACGTTATACCTTCTAAAGGTAATATTTGTAAAAACGTTAGAGCGCCAAATATCAATTAGATATTCGCTAAATACCTTTAAATGGaagttattaattataattaattttacagaTCGTTCCGAAGTcatcattgaaaattttgaatcgGCTATAAATCCGCTGAGAAGTccttatattcaaaataaaataccatgCGTCACACCGTCGAACTTCCTATCGTACCGGGATTGTGGAGTAGACATCGAAGCTGGAGACAATCTAGTTCGTTTAATAAAACCACTTGCAAAGTAATTACAAGATGTAATCAGATTGCAAGTATGGTAATtagattaattgaaattaattcttTGTTATATTACAGGGCGACTACACGAGATGGAGTCATCGGTGGACTTGGTGGATTTGGTGGATTATTCCGAATCAAAAACATAACCAAGAAATATCATGAGCCCGTATTAGTCATGGCAGCCGACGGTGTTGgcactaaattaaaaatagctcAAGATATTTCTCGACATGGAACTGTTGGAATCGATCTCGTCGCCATGTGTGTCAACGATATTTTGTGTAATGGAGCTGAACCATTGACATTCCTAGACTATTATGCATGTGGATCTTTAGATGTTCATGTCGCTCATAATGTTTTGTTTGGAATCATGAATGGTTGTCAACAAGCTAATTGCGCATTGCTAGGTAATATTTACATCATAACCTACTGTAAAGTtgggtgtttgtatgtaattttggtTTCATTGTAGGTGGAGAGACAGCTGAAATGCCCGGTATGTACAAAACTGGAATGTATGACGTAGCTGGATTTGCTTTAGGAGttgtagaaaaaaatcaaattttgccCAAACTCAGTGAGATTAATgtgagtttttcatttttttatatctgttTATAGGCTACTGCTTGGTACTGGCTTGAATGACAacctcaataaatataatactgtatCACTTTTCTTGTTTTGGGGTACTTccatattgttacgtaggggtgggtggagtatccaagtaaaaggccaaagtcgtgtcacagcatttattgatgattaaggagatacacacactggcagtgctccgtccagaatgtcttgatatcgcctaagtaccgccttataaggggcaggtccccggatatgtattcccacgacactcagtcccacggtatcggtggacattgtttagcctacatgcacttagagtctaaagataatccttgaaaccagttataacggtcacacagtctctgggatgctactcggcctaatccgattgcattTACTCGGCCCaatccgagtgtacgtaacaCTATGATATAAATTAGACGATACGAAAGTTAAATTAGAAGACTTAACCGAAACTATATTGGAAATGTATTACCCGGtcaatgtttatacatatttcggTGGTTTTTAACCTAACCAAGCAGTGATTTGTAAATAAGAGGATactgaattttttatatacatatgtgtaatatgatttcatatatatgtaatataacttTTTATGATGCAGGTAGGTGATTCAATTATTGGACTACCATCTAACGGAGTGCACAGTAATGGCTTTAGTCTTATTCATAAGTTGATGGAAATGCACAATTATAAAATGACTGATATAGCACCTTTCAGTGACGAAGGATTGACCTTTGGTGAATATAATAGTTTGTGAAGCGGGCGTTTATGATAATTACTGATATCTcttacacatatatgtaattaattttattaggaGAAGAATTGCTCAAACCAACCAAGATATATGTTAAGAATGTTTTGCCAGCTATACACAGTGATAAAATCAAAGCTATAGCACACATAACGGGTGGCGGTCTCTTGTTCAACATTCCAAGAATCATTCCAGGGAATATGCGGGCCCGATTGAATGCTCAGTATTGGAATGTACATCCGGTTAGTTCAcattatgtacattcatatttagtatatatatgtatatacaagacaatttgtttataaatattaattttgtgaTAGGTGTTTGCATGGATAGCCGACACTGGAAATGTTGAAGATTCTGAAATGCTGCAGACGTTCAATTGTGGCCTAGGAATGGTTCTGATTGTTTCTCATGAAGATCAAGCTGAAGTTATGAATCTGACGAGAAGTGCTGGTGCTATGGTTGTTGGAAGTATACAAGCTAGACCGTCTAACGGAGCTAGAGTCGTCGTAGATAATTTTTCATCAGCTCTGGAGTATGTTAGAAGATTGCCAATATTGCCTAGAAAACGAGTAATATAACCATAATGTTTATAGCCTTACCTTATATTTTAGACATGTAGTTTATTAAAAGCAATGTTTTATTAGGTTGCTGTTTTAATATCTGGAAATGGAAGTAATTTGCAAGCTCTCATTGATAGCACTAGGGATTCTACACAAGGTATCTGTGCCGATGTTGTTCTGGTTGTGAGTAATAAATCGAAAGCTTATGGATTAGAAAGAGCTAAAGAGGCGGGTGTTTCAACTGAGgtatgtttgaaattttttttattataaatatatttgccatgcaatattttatatacgataTGAATATTGTAGGTGGTGCTCAAATCACAGTATGAAAATATTCAAGAGTTCGAAAATGCAATAACTAAAAGACTAGAAGCGGCAAAGGTTGATATAATCTGTCTCGCTGGATTCATGAGAATATTATCCTCAAAGTTTGTAAATAGATGGCGGGGTCGTTTGATTAATATCCATCCATCTCTATTGCCGAAGCATCCTGGTATGCATGCTCAACAACAAGCTTTGGATTCTAAAGATTCTGAAACAGGATGTACGGTACATTTTGTTGATGTAAGTTAAAAGTTCACGGATGTTGAGGaatctatttatatttatatcacagGTTCTGATAAATTGCTTCTGATTTTACAGGAAGGTGTAGATACGGGTGCAATATTAATCCAAGAACGGGTAGCGATCAATGAAAATGATACGCTGGAAACAATAACCGAGCGTGTCCTGCAAGCTGAACATAGAGCATATCCTCGTGCACTGCGACTGCTGGCTTCGGGGAGAGTGCGCCTTGGATCTGATAATCGACTTATTCAAGTTTATTGAGAACTGCCATTTTGCACAGAGACTATACCATTGTTGATATTCCATTTCTAATAAGtgattgtgattattttttgttatgaatgatatttgtaaaatttgtttaattttttctattgaattcatattaaatatcttatagttttcttaaatttttgtatgaatttaaagaaaattaaatttgttatcAATAAAGTAGTTTGGaatttatttttagcatttgTTTTAGAAATATGAAAACCTAATAGAAATTTTTCTGATAATGGATAGGATCATTGGACAATATACAGTTATTACTTTTCTCAATCATCGTACTGATAGTTTACAGTATTTTTGTGCGCAAATATTTTGTCATACAGTTGGCCCAACGTTAAAAGCGAGCATTtcagttaaaatctcgattCATGAACAAGAATGGCTTAATATataagaaattaaaatcattagtCCAGCCTGTTAGCAAAGAAATTGTAGTTCCTTTTCTTTTAGGGAAATTTTTTTGAGTAAAAATGACGTTTTGTCATAATATGTTGCCACATAAATTTTATCTTTCACTTTGAAATTTGGTATATTGGAtcaggtaattggattatttatcacattgcgatcgtccataagacaatttttgccatgaaaattgcgaatacgcaatatttggcactcaagttctcgttagtatgatggacttttcagctgccagatgttccatcatagagattttagtgacttggacgaatactttgtgaccagtaatcaccgaaccataaattaccttacattatacattatactacatataactttacttttattcgtgtttcaattccttttcgaaaccacccgttgaaatcaacggacacCACACTAGTACGGAATATtttgcactcgagttctcgttagtatgatggacttttcggctgccagatgttccattatagagattttagtgacttttgggcgagcgctttgtgaccaataatcaccgaaccattggatcattcggtaaacggattatttcgcaaaaagcgatctcgcagaAGTCATTAAAATCGCGATCAAGGAACATCTGCAACTCCGAGTTCtagttagtacaatatttcgattgatggagtttttgggtgccagatgttccgtgaacaagattttagtgacttgcgcgagatcactttttgcggtataatcaccgaaccggatCATTCGAGTCTTTTACTTCGGTAAACGAATTATTGCGTACATTGCAATCGCGCAAATGAAATTCGTCGCCACAAAAAttgtgaatacggaatatctggtactcgagttttcgttagtataaGAGTTCGCATGGGTAACTTTCGATGGATGAAATTTTCGATATTTTAGTGACGTTTGCAAGAacgttttgtgcggaataatcaccgaaccctttaCTTCAGTTCCGAATTTTAAACTTCATTAGATTTATTAATGCGGGAAATACATGCTGCTAGGACCAAATGTGTGCAAGCTTTATAATGACAGATAAACTCTTGACATTTCAACAGCTGATTCGTATGCGGTTTGAAAAATCCATTATTTGTTACAATCATTTCGACGAACATCGTttcattcttattatttttaaatttcagacaCATTTAACcatcatttatatttaaatgacaaCAAATGAAGTTTCAAGAATGgataagaatattttgattGGTTGCACTGGTAGTGTTGCCACAATAAAAATACCATTACTTCTCGAGTCACTGGAAAAGGAATTTTCAGActcaaattttaaaatccaTGTTAGGTTTAAtctatttgcaaaaaaaaaatgttattatatacCGAATGCATTTTATATGGAAATAAATATTACAGATTTCGCTTATAGTAACCGACAAATCAAAACACTTTTTCAAAACCGCCGACATACCACCAACGGTTAAATTATATTCAGACGAAGACGAATGGACAAGTTGGAAAGACAGAGGAGACCCGGTAATCCATATAGACCTGTCCAAATGGGCTGATCTAATGATTATTGCACCATTAGGTGCAAACTCCCTAGCAAAAATATCACAGGTGAAAACTCAAACACTACATATGAAGGGCTCGGGGCAAAATAGTGTCAACCATCATTTTGGTCCAAATTTTCCTGAATATGCCATCtatgtaaattaatcattttacatGGGATGGCATATTCAGGAAAATTTGGACCAAAATGATGGTTGACACTATCTTGCCCCGAGCCCTTCATATGATACAtagcaaaattcaaaaaaatggtACCAAATACATTTCAGGGCATGTGCGACAATCTATTAACGTGCACCGTCAGAGCTTGGCCAATGGAGAAGCCGCTGTTATTCTGTCCCGCCATGAATACGAAGATGTGGCATCACCCGATCACTGCCCAGCAAGTCTCCACACTGAAAAGCTGGGGGTACATCGAAGTAGCGTGCATCAGCAAGCAGCTCATGTGCGGTGATACTGGATTAGGGGCAATGGCCGAAGTTAGCACGATAGTCCAAAGTGTCAAAGAGCATATACGTATGGAATAATTAGACAAGATAGTAAATAGCATGTTTTATTCGATAACgtagtatttatatgtaatacaaatttatgtttatataaagaTTTTGTCTTTTGATTTTTCTTCTGAACGGGATAAAACatggattgaaaataatgatagtAACGAGCCtcttaaatgtatatgtacgagCGAGCCTCATTAAtaactgtatgtacaaataaaaaggaacattatctatatgtatattctacgagtgcaatatttaaaaattttatattatagatatgtacggtgtaattgtttattaatggcaaattttttaaaagtaaaaacaaaatttgagtataaaaatataactctaataattgtaaatttataatttttaaattacgttATATTACTCTAATAATTTTATCATGATAATGTTTCACATAAggcaaaaattacatttttaatattattgctTATCTTAAAATAAGTAAAGTGAAGGCTAAGGAAATTAACAATTGTAAA containing:
- the Ppcdc gene encoding phosphopantothenoylcysteine decarboxylase, which translates into the protein MTTNEVSRMDKNILIGCTGSVATIKIPLLLESLEKEFSDSNFKIHISLIVTDKSKHFFKTADIPPTVKLYSDEDEWTSWKDRGDPVIHIDLSKWADLMIIAPLGANSLAKISQGMCDNLLTCTVRAWPMEKPLLFCPAMNTKMWHHPITAQQVSTLKSWGYIEVACISKQLMCGDTGLGAMAEVSTIVQSVKEHIRME
- the Gart gene encoding trifunctional purine biosynthetic protein adenosine-3 Gart, giving the protein MDQGKNVLVIGSGGREHALCWKLAQSLHVKRVYCAPGSFGISQTQKVTLVTDFQINNHDSIAEWCKINEVDLVVVGPEDPLVNGLADTLKANNIHCFGPVKAGAIIEADKDWSKAFMVRHNIPTARYESFTDATAAKEFITRAPYPALVVKAAGLAFGKGVIVAQNKTEACNAVDEMLVDKKFGNAGSTVVIEELLDGEEVSVLAFTDGVTVSAMLPSQDHKRIGDGDTGPNTGGMGAYCPCPLISAEQMQFVIDNVLNRAINGLKSEGIHYVGILYAGMMLTSDGPKTLEFNCRFGDPETQVTLPLLNSDLYEIMEACCNQTLASQEVSWKTGISNVGVVMASKGYPETSTKGCSISGVSMVSGLPDHFVFHSGTAKSSNGALVTAGGRVLLVSVCAPSIRAAASLATSACKQITFPGSQFRKDIAHKAFSKCGGLSYLDSGVDIEAGAALVKAIEPAARSSHRAGVLGRLGCFGGLYSLAKEKYVNSKGEKVPFKDPVLVEGTDGVGTKLKIAMELNEYRTIGIDLVAMCVNDILCAGAEPFAFLDYIACGKLDVAVAAVIVEGIAKACKLSGCALLGGETAEMPAMYDIGKYDLAGFAVGIVENELQLPRSTEIKNGDVIIGLSSTGIHSNGYSLVLKIFKGTGFKYSDPAPFSEKGKSFSEEFLTPTGLYVKSLLPAIQSGYVKGLAHITGGGLVENIPRVLPEGVSVRLDARKFNINPIFGWISAVGSVSDSEMWRTFNCGIGMIAIVSAENVDKVLSLITDMKANVIGNVIPSKDRSEVIIENFESAINPLRSPYIQNKIPCVTPSNFLSYRDCGVDIEAGDNLVRLIKPLAKATTRDGVIGGLGGFGGLFRIKNITKKYHEPVLVMAADGVGTKLKIAQDISRHGTVGIDLVAMCVNDILCNGAEPLTFLDYYACGSLDVHVAHNVLFGIMNGCQQANCALLGGETAEMPGMYKTGMYDVAGFALGVVEKNQILPKLSEINVGDSIIGLPSNGVHSNGFSLIHKLMEMHNYKMTDIAPFSDEGLTFGEELLKPTKIYVKNVLPAIHSDKIKAIAHITGGGLLFNIPRIIPGNMRARLNAQYWNVHPVFAWIADTGNVEDSEMLQTFNCGLGMVLIVSHEDQAEVMNLTRSAGAMVVGSIQARPSNGARVVVDNFSSALEYVRRLPILPRKRVAVLISGNGSNLQALIDSTRDSTQGICADVVLVVSNKSKAYGLERAKEAGVSTEVVLKSQYENIQEFENAITKRLEAAKVDIICLAGFMRILSSKFVNRWRGRLINIHPSLLPKHPGMHAQQQALDSKDSETGCTVHFVDEGVDTGAILIQERVAINENDTLETITERVLQAEHRAYPRALRLLASGRVRLGSDNRLIQVY